Proteins encoded by one window of Halomonas sp. SH5A2:
- a CDS encoding ABC transporter ATP-binding protein, producing the protein MVTTPLSNDASSNPPTNTAAMRALGKAPRFADDIVLEVKRLSKRFDDALAVDDVNLQVKRGEIFALLGGSGSGKSTLLRMLAGFETPSEGRILLGGDDITAMPPHKRPINMMFQSYALFPHLTVAQNIAFGLKQDKLPKADIEARVAHMLKLVHMERFAKRKPHQLSGGQRQRVALARSLAKRPKLLLLDEPMGALDKKLRTEMQLEVVEIIEQVGVTCIMVTHDQEEAMTMADRVAIMADGWIEQVGSPIDIYESPVSRMVAEFVGTVNLFEGEIVEDAADHCKIVSPVLERPIYIDHGITTQAADRRVWAALRPEKIWLTRECPSTAHNWSEGTVEDIAYLGGFSLYYVRTPSGQLIKVSMANTERRGDRPTWEDHVYVYWEDHSAMVLNR; encoded by the coding sequence ATGGTGACTACGCCCCTATCGAACGACGCGTCATCCAATCCTCCTACCAATACGGCTGCAATGCGCGCCCTGGGCAAAGCCCCTCGGTTCGCGGACGACATCGTGTTGGAGGTGAAGCGGCTAAGCAAACGCTTCGATGACGCCTTGGCGGTAGATGACGTCAATCTGCAGGTAAAGCGCGGTGAGATTTTTGCCCTGCTGGGTGGCTCTGGCTCTGGCAAGTCGACGCTGCTGCGTATGTTGGCGGGCTTTGAAACGCCCAGTGAGGGGCGTATCTTGCTGGGTGGCGACGATATTACCGCCATGCCGCCGCACAAGCGGCCCATCAACATGATGTTTCAGTCCTATGCGCTGTTTCCGCATTTAACCGTGGCTCAGAACATCGCGTTTGGGCTCAAGCAGGACAAACTGCCCAAGGCGGATATCGAGGCGCGGGTCGCACACATGCTCAAGCTGGTGCATATGGAACGGTTTGCCAAGCGCAAGCCGCACCAGCTTTCCGGCGGCCAGCGCCAGCGTGTGGCACTGGCCCGCTCGCTGGCCAAACGCCCCAAACTGCTGCTGCTTGATGAGCCGATGGGGGCGCTGGACAAGAAACTGCGTACCGAAATGCAGCTGGAAGTCGTTGAGATCATTGAGCAAGTTGGGGTGACGTGCATTATGGTCACCCACGACCAGGAAGAAGCCATGACGATGGCCGACCGTGTGGCGATCATGGCCGATGGCTGGATCGAACAGGTCGGGTCGCCCATTGATATCTACGAAAGCCCGGTCAGCCGCATGGTGGCCGAGTTTGTGGGCACCGTAAACTTGTTCGAGGGCGAGATCGTCGAGGACGCTGCCGACCACTGCAAGATTGTGTCGCCAGTGCTTGAACGACCGATTTATATCGACCACGGGATTACCACTCAGGCCGCGGACCGTCGCGTATGGGCTGCGCTAAGGCCCGAGAAGATCTGGCTGACCCGCGAGTGCCCATCCACTGCCCATAACTGGAGCGAAGGCACTGTGGAAGATATCGCCTATCTGGGCGGTTTTTCGCTTTATTACGTGCGCACCCCCAGCGGTCAGCTGATTAAGGTCAGCATGGCCAACACTGAGCGTCGCGGCGACAGGCCCACCTGGGAAGACCATGTGTACGTGTACTGGGAGGATCATAGCGCCATGGTGCTGAACCGTTAG
- a CDS encoding DUF3617 domain-containing protein: MKLRQVALAALMALPVAAWAETPNITPGSWEFVSTTTVSGDMPIPDQTDTEQQCITQQDLDDADLGFIEEEEGCELLNQDTSADGLSYSMVCRADGGEANIDGDMQFMGERIEGSVDIMTQSPMGELNMQTQIDGQRLGDC; encoded by the coding sequence ATGAAGTTACGACAGGTGGCCTTAGCGGCCTTAATGGCCTTGCCGGTAGCCGCATGGGCGGAAACACCCAACATAACGCCTGGGTCATGGGAATTTGTCAGCACCACGACCGTGAGCGGGGACATGCCGATTCCGGACCAGACCGACACCGAGCAGCAGTGCATCACCCAGCAAGATCTGGACGATGCCGATCTGGGCTTTATTGAAGAAGAGGAAGGCTGCGAGCTGCTGAACCAGGACACCAGTGCGGACGGTCTTTCCTACAGCATGGTTTGCCGGGCTGACGGCGGCGAAGCCAACATTGATGGTGATATGCAGTTCATGGGTGAGCGCATCGAAGGCTCCGTTGATATCATGACCCAGTCGCCAATGGGTGAGCTGAACATGCAGACCCAGATTGACGGTCAGCGCCTAGGCGATTGTTAA
- a CDS encoding CPXCG motif-containing cysteine-rich protein — MQEDTLVEYEAYCPYCDTLLTLLIDASQGSHVTWEDCHQCCAPIQLAIEVSLVTGELESVSLGSDDDVL; from the coding sequence ATGCAAGAAGACACCTTAGTAGAGTATGAAGCCTACTGCCCCTACTGCGATACCTTGTTAACACTATTGATTGATGCCTCACAGGGCAGTCACGTTACCTGGGAGGATTGCCACCAGTGCTGCGCGCCCATCCAGTTGGCGATCGAGGTATCGCTGGTCACCGGCGAGCTGGAAAGCGTGAGTCTGGGTAGCGATGACGATGTGCTTTAA
- a CDS encoding ABC transporter permease subunit — protein MSLAKPHFRFTSIMLVLGLLFLYVPMLVLVVYSFNASQLVTVWAGFSTQWYGELFRDEQILSAIWMSLRIAFFSASMAVCLGTIAAFVMTRYGQFRGKTALSTMITAPLVMPEVITGLSLLLLFVQMAQITGWPADRGMATIWIAHTTFCSAYVAVVVAARLREIDRSIEEAAMDLGSPPMKTFFCVTLPVIAPALVAGWLLAFTLSLDDLVIASFVSGPGANTLPMVVFSSVRMGVSPKINALATLIILAVSLATLLAWYIMRRNEAKRQQVLKASN, from the coding sequence ATGAGCCTTGCCAAGCCGCACTTTCGTTTTACCAGCATCATGCTGGTTCTTGGGCTGCTCTTCCTGTACGTGCCGATGCTGGTGCTGGTGGTCTACTCGTTTAACGCCTCCCAGCTGGTGACGGTATGGGCGGGATTCTCCACCCAATGGTACGGGGAGCTGTTTCGCGATGAGCAGATTCTTTCGGCGATATGGATGAGCCTGCGCATTGCTTTTTTCTCCGCCAGCATGGCGGTATGCCTGGGGACCATCGCGGCGTTTGTGATGACCCGCTATGGGCAATTTCGCGGCAAAACGGCGCTTTCCACCATGATTACCGCCCCCTTGGTAATGCCGGAGGTGATCACCGGGCTGTCGTTATTGCTGCTGTTCGTGCAAATGGCCCAAATCACCGGTTGGCCCGCCGACCGGGGGATGGCGACCATCTGGATCGCGCATACCACCTTTTGCAGTGCTTACGTGGCCGTGGTGGTGGCAGCCCGCCTGCGTGAGATTGACCGGTCTATCGAAGAGGCCGCGATGGACCTGGGGTCGCCGCCGATGAAAACCTTCTTCTGCGTTACCTTGCCGGTTATCGCCCCGGCCTTGGTAGCCGGTTGGCTATTGGCGTTTACGCTGTCGTTGGATGACCTGGTGATTGCCAGCTTTGTATCGGGGCCAGGGGCCAATACGTTGCCAATGGTGGTGTTTTCATCGGTGCGGATGGGCGTGTCACCCAAGATCAATGCGCTGGCGACGCTGATCATTTTAGCGGTATCGCTGGCAACGCTGCTGGCGTGGTACATCATGCGTCGCAACGAAGCCAAGCGCCAGCAGGTGTTGAAAGCGTCGAATTAA
- a CDS encoding efflux RND transporter permease subunit, whose amino-acid sequence MRLSDISVQRPVLAVVMAALIIAFGLLALDRLPLQEYPTVDPPVVSIDTRYPGASASVVETRITQVLEDRIAGVEGIDLITSESEDGRSRIDIEFALTMDIDAAANDVRDRIGGALRNLPDDAENPEVSKADSSEEVVVWLSLSGDGYSITELTDYANRFLVDSLSVQPGVARVRVGGGSDYAMRVWIDRNAMAARNLTVGDIEDSLRAENVELPAGAIESEDRQFIVRLPRTFETADDFQSLPLVEGNDGYLVRLGDVARVEVGSVEDRTVFRANGVPMVGLGMIMQSTANVVELSGAVRQELERLQSTLPDGMSLSLNYDASVFVSGAIKQVVLTLLISMVLVIVVMFLFLGNLRTTLVPAVTVPIAIIGAFTALAVMNFSINLLTLLALVLAIGLIVDDAIVVLENINRRMHDEGETPLVAAFRGTRQIAFAVIATTLVLIAVFVPLSMLQGDIGRLFSEFALTMAAAVAISTLLALTLTPMMASKILSPRMHDSRLSKHVQRIMRSTQRCYRSLLEVLLARRSWVVAVFGLLIALTAWLSQLLPNEYTPQEDRGNFIVLVNGPEGATFDYMMDYMDEVEARLTPMVDSGELERVVVRAPRGYGNIENFNSGFIIVNMADWGSRRSAWAIMDDVRASLNTLPGVQAFPVMRQGFGQRTQKPVQFVLGGGTYEELAEWRDRLINHIRDDNPRIRAIESNYDETQPQLNVEIDEQRAAALGVTVSEIGRTLEVLLGGRNVTRYVDNGEEYDVIVEGDRASQNSPRSLDNIQVRSLRSGELIPLASLVTLSDAAGASTLNRFDRVRSITIEANLADGYPLGEALTYLEQSADSLLPEEAQTNVAGASRDFQNASGATTFLLVLGGLVVFLVLAAQFESFIHPLVIMLTVPLAMSGALLALWLTGQSLNIYSQVGLVLLIGLAAKNGILIVEFANQLRDEGKAFRDALIEASVTRLRPILMTAITTMAGAIPLIVSSGPGAESRYVIGIVIMAGVGAATLFTLFVVPVAYDLLSRHSGSPGAVKRRLEHEIAQSPPER is encoded by the coding sequence ATGCGCTTATCGGATATCTCGGTTCAGCGCCCTGTCCTGGCGGTGGTGATGGCCGCTTTGATCATTGCCTTTGGCTTGCTGGCGCTTGACCGCTTACCCCTTCAGGAATACCCCACCGTCGACCCGCCGGTCGTGAGTATTGATACCCGCTACCCCGGCGCGTCGGCAAGCGTCGTTGAAACACGCATTACTCAGGTGCTCGAAGACCGCATTGCCGGGGTGGAAGGAATCGACCTTATCACCTCTGAAAGCGAGGACGGCCGCTCACGCATCGATATCGAATTTGCCCTGACCATGGACATCGACGCGGCAGCCAACGACGTGCGCGACCGGATCGGCGGCGCGTTGCGCAACCTGCCCGACGATGCCGAGAACCCTGAGGTAAGCAAAGCCGACAGCAGCGAGGAAGTCGTCGTGTGGTTAAGCCTTTCGGGGGATGGCTACTCGATAACCGAACTGACCGACTATGCCAACCGCTTTCTGGTGGATAGCCTCTCGGTGCAACCAGGAGTGGCTAGGGTGCGCGTGGGCGGTGGCAGCGACTATGCCATGCGCGTATGGATTGACCGCAACGCCATGGCGGCACGGAATTTAACCGTTGGCGATATTGAAGATTCACTTCGGGCCGAAAACGTCGAACTCCCAGCGGGTGCCATCGAATCCGAGGATCGCCAATTCATCGTTCGCCTACCGCGCACTTTTGAAACCGCCGATGACTTTCAGTCACTCCCGCTTGTAGAAGGCAACGATGGCTACCTGGTGCGCCTAGGAGACGTTGCCCGCGTCGAGGTTGGCTCCGTAGAGGACCGCACGGTCTTCCGTGCCAACGGCGTTCCCATGGTCGGTCTCGGCATGATCATGCAATCGACTGCCAACGTCGTCGAGCTCTCAGGCGCAGTACGCCAAGAACTTGAGCGCCTGCAATCGACGCTTCCCGACGGGATGTCACTCAGCTTGAACTACGACGCGTCGGTATTCGTCTCGGGAGCCATCAAGCAGGTTGTATTGACGTTATTGATCTCAATGGTGCTGGTTATCGTGGTCATGTTCTTGTTTTTGGGCAACCTGCGCACCACCCTGGTTCCGGCGGTTACCGTGCCAATCGCCATCATCGGCGCCTTTACCGCGCTCGCGGTCATGAACTTTTCCATCAACCTGCTGACCCTGCTGGCACTGGTACTGGCGATCGGATTGATCGTCGATGACGCCATTGTCGTCCTGGAAAATATCAACCGACGCATGCACGACGAAGGCGAAACACCGCTGGTAGCCGCGTTTCGGGGCACCCGCCAGATCGCCTTTGCGGTGATTGCCACCACCTTGGTGTTGATCGCCGTATTTGTGCCGCTCAGCATGCTGCAGGGCGATATTGGGCGGTTATTTTCCGAGTTTGCCCTTACCATGGCCGCAGCGGTCGCCATCTCCACTTTGCTGGCGCTGACATTGACACCGATGATGGCGTCTAAAATACTCTCGCCGCGCATGCACGACAGCCGTCTTTCCAAACACGTGCAACGCATCATGCGCAGCACCCAGCGTTGTTATCGCTCGTTACTCGAAGTTCTGCTCGCGCGGCGCAGCTGGGTAGTCGCCGTCTTTGGACTGCTGATTGCACTGACCGCCTGGTTAAGCCAGCTACTGCCCAACGAGTACACCCCTCAGGAAGACCGGGGTAACTTTATTGTGCTGGTCAATGGACCGGAAGGCGCCACCTTCGACTACATGATGGATTACATGGATGAAGTGGAAGCCCGTTTGACGCCGATGGTCGACAGCGGCGAGCTGGAGCGGGTTGTCGTGCGCGCGCCACGCGGCTACGGCAATATTGAAAACTTCAACAGCGGTTTCATCATCGTCAACATGGCTGACTGGGGCAGTCGCCGGAGCGCCTGGGCGATCATGGACGATGTTCGCGCTTCCTTGAACACCCTGCCCGGCGTCCAGGCATTCCCGGTCATGCGCCAGGGCTTCGGACAACGCACCCAAAAGCCCGTGCAGTTTGTGCTCGGTGGAGGGACCTACGAAGAATTGGCCGAATGGCGCGACCGACTGATTAATCATATCCGCGACGATAACCCACGCATTCGCGCCATCGAAAGCAACTACGACGAGACGCAGCCGCAGCTCAATGTAGAGATAGACGAGCAGCGCGCCGCCGCTCTGGGGGTCACGGTGAGCGAGATTGGCCGCACGCTGGAAGTGCTGCTGGGTGGGCGCAACGTCACCCGCTATGTCGATAACGGTGAAGAATACGATGTCATCGTTGAAGGCGATCGCGCCAGCCAGAACAGTCCCCGCTCACTGGATAACATTCAGGTCCGCTCGCTGCGCTCGGGTGAGCTTATTCCTCTGGCGAGTCTTGTGACATTAAGCGACGCCGCAGGGGCGAGTACGCTTAACCGTTTCGACCGCGTGCGCTCGATCACCATCGAAGCCAACCTGGCGGATGGCTACCCACTGGGAGAAGCCCTCACCTACCTTGAACAAAGCGCGGATTCGCTGCTGCCTGAAGAAGCGCAGACCAATGTCGCCGGGGCATCACGGGATTTCCAGAACGCCAGCGGTGCCACCACCTTCCTGCTGGTTCTGGGCGGACTGGTGGTATTTCTGGTATTGGCCGCCCAGTTTGAAAGCTTCATTCACCCCTTGGTCATCATGCTCACGGTGCCGCTGGCCATGAGCGGCGCGTTGTTGGCGCTGTGGTTAACCGGTCAATCGCTGAATATTTATAGCCAGGTGGGGCTGGTACTGCTGATTGGCCTCGCCGCTAAAAACGGCATCCTGATCGTCGAGTTCGCCAATCAGCTGCGCGATGAAGGCAAGGCATTCCGTGACGCCCTCATAGAAGCCTCGGTCACTCGTCTGCGGCCGATTTTAATGACCGCCATCACCACCATGGCGGGGGCGATTCCGCTGATCGTATCGAGCGGGCCGGGTGCCGAGTCGCGCTATGTGATTGGTATTGTCATCATGGCCGGGGTGGGGGCTGCCACGCTGTTCACGCTGTTCGTGGTGCCCGTCGCCTACGATTTACTGTCTCGGCACAGTGGCTCGCCAGGCGCCGTCAAACGTCGCCTGGAGCATGAAATCGCCCAGTCGCCACCGGAACGCTAG
- a CDS encoding ABC transporter permease subunit has protein sequence MMPSRFSATLKRLQLGRRAVIALPLLWLTLFFLLPFALVLKISFSEAAISVPPYGPLVEVVDQTLNIALNLGNYLFLASDSLYVAAYWGSLKTAFISTLACLLMGYPMAYAMARTSARWQMILLLLVMLPSWTSFLIRIYAWMGILSNSGLLNNLLIGTGLIDSPLRMMNTQFAVIIGIVYAYLPFMVLPLYAHLTRLDNALLEAASDLGSRKLNTFIKITLPLSMGGIIAGSMLVFIPAVGEFVIPELLGGPDTLMIGKVLWQEFFNNRDWPVASALAMVMLLLLLIPIVWFHRHQSRELNE, from the coding sequence ATGATGCCTTCTCGCTTTTCCGCCACGCTGAAACGCTTGCAGTTGGGGCGGCGTGCGGTTATTGCGTTGCCACTACTGTGGCTGACGCTATTCTTTCTGCTGCCCTTTGCGCTGGTGCTGAAAATCAGTTTCTCCGAGGCTGCCATCTCGGTGCCGCCGTACGGGCCCTTGGTTGAGGTTGTCGATCAAACCCTTAATATTGCGCTCAACCTGGGTAATTACCTGTTTCTGGCATCGGATTCGCTGTATGTGGCGGCGTATTGGGGGTCGCTGAAAACCGCCTTTATCTCGACCCTGGCCTGCCTGCTGATGGGTTACCCCATGGCCTACGCAATGGCGCGGACCAGTGCACGCTGGCAGATGATCTTGTTGTTATTGGTGATGCTGCCATCCTGGACGTCGTTTCTGATCCGGATCTATGCCTGGATGGGTATCCTCAGCAACAGCGGCTTACTGAATAACCTGCTGATAGGCACCGGGCTGATCGATTCCCCTTTGCGCATGATGAATACCCAGTTCGCGGTGATTATCGGGATTGTCTATGCCTACCTGCCCTTTATGGTGCTACCGCTCTACGCTCACTTGACGCGGCTGGACAATGCGTTGCTCGAGGCAGCCTCAGACCTGGGGTCGCGTAAGCTGAATACCTTCATCAAAATCACGTTGCCGCTGTCGATGGGGGGCATTATTGCCGGCTCCATGCTGGTGTTCATTCCCGCTGTCGGCGAGTTTGTGATCCCTGAACTGTTGGGTGGGCCGGATACATTGATGATCGGCAAGGTGCTGTGGCAGGAATTCTTCAACAATCGCGATTGGCCGGTGGCCTCGGCGCTTGCAATGGTCATGTTGCTGCTGTTGTTGATCCCGATCGTCTGGTTTCACCGTCATCAGTCACGGGAGTTGAACGAATGA